One Fundulus heteroclitus isolate FHET01 chromosome 1, MU-UCD_Fhet_4.1, whole genome shotgun sequence genomic window carries:
- the cebpb gene encoding CCAAT/enhancer-binding protein beta yields MEVAGLYEEGGFAIHGRDSIIAPIGGGSYWRLGDSMTELGVEERERAIDFSVYLDSALHCPQQQQQPQQGDAYSGFHGDSKIKRATALQNYKNYSLLNELEASQCDSLREPYGLAYAELQETRVDSVLSPDLVGSRYRAAAAAPADREDSQEDSKMDNGSSGFDMRSYLHYQSASGSLGNISTASSTCSSPPGTPAPSGNGRSPSHGGKSSGGKSKKRLDKDSDEYRQRRERNNLAVRKSRDKAKMRNMETQQKVLELAVENDRLQKRVEQLSRELATLRNLLSATGQC; encoded by the coding sequence ATGGAAGTGGCCGGCTTGTACGAGGAGGGCGGCTTCGCGATCCACGGCAGAGACAGCATAATCGCTCCCATCGGCGGCGGCTCGTACTGGCGGCTCGGCGACTCGATGACGGAGCTGGGCGTGGAGGAGCGGGAGAGAGCCATAGACTTCAGCGTGTACCTGGACTCAGCCCTGCACtgcccgcagcagcagcagcagccacagcAGGGGGACGCGTACTCGGGCTTCCACGGGGACAGCAAGATCAAACGAGCCACGGCTCTGCAAAACTACAAGAACTACTCGCTGCTGAACGAGCTGGAGGCGAGTCAGTGCGACAGCCTGCGGGAGCCCTACGGACTGGCGTACGCGGAGCTGCAGGAGACCCGGGTGGACAGCGTGCTGAGCCCGGACCTGGTGGGGAGCCGCTAcagagccgccgccgccgctccgGCCGACAGGGAAGACAGCCAGGAAGACTCGAAAATGGACAACGGCTCGTCCGGCTTCGACATGAGGTCCTACCTGCATTACCAGTCCGCGAGTGGCAGTCTGGGGAACATTTCCACCGCGTCCTCGACCTGTTCCAGCCCGCCCGGCACACCTGCGCCGTCAGGTAACGGCAGGTCGCCGTCGCACGGCGGCAAGTCGTCCGGCGGCAAGTCGAAGAAGCGCCTGGACAAGGACAGCGACGAGTACCGGCAGAGGCGGGAGAGGAACAACCTCGCCGTGAGGAAGAGCAGGGACAAAGCCAAGATGCGCAACATGGAGACGCAGCAGAAAGTGCTGGAGCTGGCCGTGGAGAACGACCGTTTACAGAAGCGCGTGGAGCAGCTGTCCAGAGAGCTGGCCACGCTGCGCAACCTGCTCTCTGCCACCGGACAGTGTTAA